A genomic region of Leptolyngbya sp. NIES-2104 contains the following coding sequences:
- a CDS encoding serine/threonine-protein kinase — translation MLSAGEILYDRYQLKEKLGHGAGRQTWLAADLSANSEPVVLKLLAFGEQSQWDDLKLFERESQILRQLDHLRIPKCRDSFSIDDRILWFGLVQDYIPGTSLKQLIQDGKRFSETEVRRIAIEVLTILRDLHSLNPAVLHRDIKPSNLILGADQQIYLVDFGAVQDRPNVEGTTFTVVGTYGYTPIEQFGGRAVPASDLYALGTSLIHLLTGVCPADLPQRQLRIQWRNLVTISPALADWIDRLTHPDLEQRFQSAIEALDRLNSEPPIAFPPVERPKNTRVQLQRSKKRLEIVIPKHAQDDDPRSEILGLMMAGVALPILMFAVPMFVIMLIMNALSSAIWILILGLIVFFMFINPRFQRTYVKFDHREFIVETQRFNAMSNRMTGITRDIREVRRDANGLITITSGPYRTGYRLHQFGEELTDFEQAWVLKEIRSWLKLKSRD, via the coding sequence ATGCTGAGTGCGGGTGAAATACTGTACGATCGCTATCAACTCAAAGAAAAGTTAGGTCACGGAGCCGGACGACAAACTTGGCTTGCTGCCGATCTTTCCGCCAACTCTGAACCTGTGGTACTGAAGCTCTTAGCATTCGGAGAACAATCGCAGTGGGACGATCTCAAACTCTTCGAGCGTGAGTCTCAAATCTTACGACAGTTGGATCATCTACGAATTCCTAAATGTCGAGACTCGTTTTCGATCGACGATCGCATTCTCTGGTTCGGTTTAGTTCAAGACTACATTCCCGGAACTTCGCTAAAACAATTAATCCAAGACGGCAAGCGATTTTCAGAAACCGAAGTGCGAAGAATTGCGATCGAAGTCCTAACGATTTTGCGCGATCTGCACAGTCTCAATCCAGCCGTTCTGCACCGAGATATCAAACCAAGCAATCTAATTTTGGGAGCTGATCAACAGATCTATCTCGTTGATTTCGGAGCCGTTCAAGATCGCCCGAATGTTGAAGGCACAACGTTTACGGTGGTTGGAACTTATGGCTATACGCCGATCGAACAATTTGGCGGGCGGGCGGTTCCTGCTTCTGATCTCTATGCGTTGGGCACATCATTAATTCATTTATTAACTGGAGTGTGTCCAGCAGATTTACCCCAGCGACAACTCCGCATTCAATGGCGTAATCTCGTGACCATCTCTCCAGCGTTGGCAGATTGGATTGATCGGCTCACTCACCCTGATTTAGAACAGCGATTTCAATCTGCAATTGAAGCACTCGATCGCTTAAATTCAGAACCTCCGATCGCTTTTCCACCCGTTGAACGTCCGAAAAATACGCGGGTTCAATTACAGCGATCGAAAAAACGTCTAGAAATCGTCATTCCTAAACATGCTCAAGACGATGACCCTCGCTCAGAAATTCTTGGGCTGATGATGGCAGGTGTGGCATTACCAATTCTTATGTTCGCGGTTCCGATGTTCGTGATAATGCTGATTATGAATGCACTCAGTTCTGCAATCTGGATTTTGATTTTAGGCTTGATCGTCTTTTTTATGTTTATCAATCCTAGATTTCAGCGGACTTACGTGAAATTCGATCACCGAGAATTCATCGTCGAAACGCAGCGATTCAATGCAATGAGTAACCGCATGACCGGAATCACTCGCGACATCCGAGAAGTTCGCCGCGACGCGAATGGACTGATTACGATTACTTCCGGTCCGTATCGCACCGGATATCGACTGCATCAGTTTGGCGAAGAACTCACTGATTTCGAGCAGGCTTGGGTCTTGAAAGAAATTCGATCGTGGTTAAAACTCAAATCGCGAGACTGA
- a CDS encoding ATP-binding protein, giving the protein MNFNPNIEIDIPAIAAKVPSVIFQLSAIESDYQLDYISDRDFGSTFEAFVDRIDPRDADRFRWSLKKAVDRAIDWQFEGRIESDSKWIQISAELTEIHQNKATFCGIIVDITKHKQIELDLRKSREKLIDSLSSQVAKLQQNQDLLKNIIDHTNASIFVKEYRNTNGSYILLNREFVQRFNFDRERDLGKTDLDLFDAETAKSFQTADRAALAAGVPIQIEELEPRGGEIRTSIVVKFPLFDDLGAFGIGGIATDITDLKRAKQVLEQANEELEHHVTERTAELVQRNQELETTLLRLNQTQTQLIQSEKMSGLGQLVAGIAHEINNPVNFIHGNLSYANTYTQDLIGLIRLYQKHYPSPAAEIQHTIDEIDLTFLINDIDSVFASMRTGTTRIQSIVQSLRSFSRLDEADLKTVDLHEGIEQTLTLLQHRIKSQKITVTKHYDTVAPIQCYAGQLNQVWMNLITNAIEALEGVEHRTIEIHTQQHTDQVEVRIRDTGTGITSNVRSRIFDPFFTTKPVGKGTGMGLAISYQTIVEQHQGAIDCYEVSPQGTEFVIKLPTFS; this is encoded by the coding sequence ATGAATTTTAATCCAAATATAGAAATTGATATTCCAGCGATCGCGGCAAAAGTTCCCAGTGTTATTTTCCAGTTAAGCGCGATCGAGAGCGATTACCAGCTTGATTACATTAGCGATCGCGATTTTGGCTCAACGTTTGAAGCGTTCGTGGATCGAATTGATCCAAGAGATGCGGATCGCTTTCGCTGGTCTTTGAAAAAAGCAGTCGATCGTGCGATTGATTGGCAGTTTGAAGGACGAATCGAATCAGACTCGAAATGGATTCAAATCTCAGCAGAGCTAACCGAAATTCATCAGAATAAGGCGACTTTTTGCGGAATTATTGTTGATATTACAAAACATAAGCAAATTGAACTGGATCTACGAAAATCACGCGAGAAATTAATCGATTCTCTGTCGAGCCAAGTCGCAAAATTGCAGCAGAATCAAGATCTACTGAAAAACATTATTGATCATACAAACGCTAGTATCTTCGTTAAAGAATATAGAAACACAAACGGAAGCTATATTTTACTGAATCGAGAATTCGTTCAGCGATTCAACTTCGATCGAGAACGCGATTTGGGCAAGACTGACCTTGATTTGTTTGATGCTGAAACGGCAAAATCATTTCAAACCGCCGATCGAGCCGCATTAGCGGCAGGCGTTCCAATTCAGATCGAGGAATTAGAACCGCGTGGCGGCGAAATCCGAACCTCGATCGTGGTTAAATTTCCGCTGTTCGATGATCTGGGAGCCTTTGGCATTGGAGGAATTGCCACCGACATCACTGATCTAAAACGTGCGAAACAAGTTCTAGAGCAAGCGAATGAAGAATTAGAACATCATGTGACCGAGCGAACCGCAGAACTGGTGCAAAGAAATCAGGAGCTAGAAACGACGTTATTGCGCTTAAATCAAACACAGACCCAACTGATTCAAAGCGAAAAAATGTCAGGTTTGGGGCAGCTTGTTGCTGGAATTGCTCACGAAATCAACAATCCAGTCAATTTTATTCATGGAAACTTGAGTTATGCGAATACTTACACGCAAGATCTAATCGGATTAATTCGGCTTTATCAGAAACACTACCCGTCACCCGCCGCTGAAATTCAACACACGATCGACGAAATCGATCTCACGTTCCTAATTAATGATATCGATAGTGTTTTTGCCTCGATGCGAACCGGAACTACTCGGATTCAATCGATCGTACAATCGCTACGATCGTTTTCTCGACTCGATGAAGCGGATTTGAAAACGGTTGATCTACATGAAGGAATTGAGCAAACGCTCACACTGCTACAGCATCGAATCAAGTCGCAAAAGATCACAGTCACCAAGCACTATGACACTGTTGCACCGATTCAATGTTATGCAGGGCAACTCAATCAAGTGTGGATGAATTTGATCACGAATGCGATCGAGGCACTCGAAGGCGTTGAACATCGGACAATCGAGATTCACACCCAACAACACACCGACCAAGTAGAAGTCCGAATTCGAGATACTGGAACTGGAATTACATCCAATGTGCGATCGCGGATTTTTGATCCCTTTTTCACCACGAAGCCAGTCGGAAAAGGGACGGGAATGGGATTAGCGATCTCTTACCAAACCATTGTGGAACAGCATCAAGGAGCGATTGATTGTTACGAAGTTTCGCCACAGGGGACTGAGTTTGTGATCAAACTTCCCACTTTCAGCTAA
- a CDS encoding peptidoglycan-binding protein, whose protein sequence is MNLEPSDLLTLYPWDQGGRVMELQELLRAHGFEVRLNGDFDRYTEAAVKAFQHQQGLRIDGVVGEKTWMALTSLVQPGTRSLKLGYWGADVCELQGLLLVHGYTISRSRQFDEETEAAVRDFQERSRLRSTGIVDETTWTFLRGRGISTLPPKQNRWLNHPRKWW, encoded by the coding sequence ATGAATCTAGAACCGTCTGATTTATTAACACTTTATCCGTGGGATCAAGGCGGCAGAGTCATGGAATTGCAAGAACTTTTACGAGCGCATGGATTTGAGGTGAGACTGAACGGAGACTTCGATCGATATACTGAAGCTGCCGTGAAAGCTTTTCAACATCAGCAGGGATTGAGAATCGATGGAGTGGTGGGTGAAAAAACTTGGATGGCGTTGACTTCTCTGGTGCAACCTGGAACACGATCGCTGAAGCTGGGATATTGGGGCGCGGATGTCTGTGAACTTCAAGGCTTGTTATTAGTACACGGTTATACGATTAGTCGCAGCCGTCAATTCGATGAAGAAACCGAAGCAGCGGTGCGAGATTTTCAAGAACGATCGCGCTTACGATCAACTGGAATCGTGGATGAAACAACTTGGACATTTCTTAGAGGTCGGGGAATTTCTACACTGCCACCAAAGCAAAATCGCTGGCTAAATCACCCCCGAAAATGGTGGTAG
- a CDS encoding MFS transporter has product MRASLVWMMAIASGASVANLYYNQPLLAKIAQQFGVSAAEVGAIPMLTQVGYAIGVLLIVPLGDRLERRRLIVTMTICSAISSLLAAVATNLVWMSVASFAIGISAVSAQILVPFAAQLCEPAQRGKVVGMVMSGLFIGILVARTVSGFVGARLGWQAMYWLGSGVMVLLAIVLSKQLPRYQSSLKMAYPALLRSMFERLKREPTLQASSWIGAMSFGAFSVFWSTLVFFLAQPPYQYGSDIAGLFGLIGVVGALAAPIVGKIADRRSPGFTVKLGILMTTTSFLVFWIFGKQLLGLILGVILLDLGVQTTQISNQATIYRLPAEFHSRLNALYIMLYFVGGALGSYLATSAWNRAQWTGVCAIGLTMMLSAWFGLFWRQQRLKNVA; this is encoded by the coding sequence ATGCGGGCTTCGTTGGTTTGGATGATGGCGATCGCGTCGGGGGCATCGGTCGCAAATTTGTATTACAATCAGCCGCTTTTAGCGAAGATTGCTCAACAGTTTGGAGTGTCAGCCGCTGAGGTGGGCGCGATTCCGATGTTGACGCAGGTGGGATATGCGATCGGGGTTTTATTGATTGTGCCGTTGGGCGATCGATTAGAGCGGCGACGGTTGATCGTGACGATGACGATTTGTAGTGCGATTTCATCACTACTGGCAGCAGTGGCGACGAATTTGGTGTGGATGAGTGTGGCGAGTTTTGCGATCGGGATCAGTGCGGTATCGGCTCAGATTTTGGTTCCATTTGCGGCTCAATTGTGTGAGCCAGCCCAACGTGGAAAAGTGGTTGGAATGGTGATGAGCGGATTGTTTATCGGCATTTTGGTAGCGCGGACGGTGAGTGGATTTGTGGGAGCGCGACTGGGCTGGCAAGCGATGTACTGGCTCGGCAGTGGAGTCATGGTTTTACTTGCGATCGTGCTTTCTAAACAACTCCCGCGCTATCAGTCGAGCTTGAAAATGGCTTACCCAGCATTGTTACGATCGATGTTTGAGCGACTAAAACGAGAGCCTACACTGCAAGCTTCATCCTGGATTGGGGCGATGTCATTCGGGGCGTTTAGCGTATTCTGGAGCACGCTTGTGTTCTTCTTAGCTCAGCCGCCGTATCAATATGGTAGTGATATTGCTGGGTTGTTTGGATTAATCGGAGTCGTGGGCGCATTAGCTGCTCCGATCGTGGGAAAAATTGCCGATCGTCGGAGTCCAGGCTTTACTGTAAAGCTCGGAATTCTGATGACAACGACTTCGTTTTTGGTGTTCTGGATCTTTGGCAAACAGCTATTGGGCTTAATTTTGGGTGTGATCCTTTTAGATTTGGGTGTGCAGACTACGCAGATTTCTAATCAAGCGACGATTTATCGATTGCCTGCTGAGTTTCATAGTCGGTTGAATGCGCTGTACATCATGCTTTACTTTGTGGGGGGTGCGCTGGGATCATATTTAGCGACATCTGCTTGGAATCGGGCACAATGGACGGGTGTTTGTGCGATCGGGCTAACGATGATGCTGTCGGCTTGGTTTGGATTGTTCTGGCGACAACAACGACTCAAGAATGTTGCATGA
- a CDS encoding phosphoglucomutase/phosphomannomutase family protein: protein MAHAPMTITTINPIQFGTDGWRGVIAADFTFDRVMQVAPIAAQVLSEVYGAETGSNTVIVGYDRRFLSEEFARTAAESIRKIGFDILFSESFAPTPAFSWAAKKLNALGAIVITASHNPGNYSGLKVKSAHGGSVPPEVTKKIEALLAKNEPTPEKTPGTFSVFDPWESYCEGLRSLVDTTAIKSAIEQGKITVFADVMHGAAATGLARLIGTEIHELNSDRDPLFEGGAPEPLPKYLPKILHTIANFDGNSLAVGLVFDGDADRVGAVDAKGNFLSSQILIPILLEHLVGKGFSGEFVKTVSGSDLMPLVAKLYGLPVYETPIGYKYIADRMLETKVLLGGEESGGIGYGHHIPERDALLSALYVLETVVQTGTDLGELYRRLQEKAGFIAEYDRIDLPLASMEVRAKLLEQLKTQPPQTIAGKAVVSCQTDDGYKFRLEDQSWLLIRFSGTEPVLRLYCEAASIEQVHQTLNWAKDWAS from the coding sequence ATGGCTCACGCGCCAATGACTATTACAACGATTAATCCGATTCAGTTTGGTACCGATGGCTGGCGCGGCGTGATTGCTGCTGATTTTACGTTCGATCGCGTGATGCAAGTTGCCCCGATCGCGGCTCAAGTTTTATCTGAAGTGTATGGTGCAGAAACCGGAAGCAACACCGTGATCGTGGGCTACGATCGCCGTTTCTTATCCGAAGAATTTGCCCGCACTGCCGCAGAATCGATTCGCAAAATCGGCTTTGATATTCTGTTTTCTGAAAGTTTTGCCCCGACTCCCGCCTTTAGTTGGGCAGCGAAGAAACTGAATGCGTTAGGCGCGATCGTCATTACGGCAAGTCACAATCCTGGTAACTATTCAGGTTTGAAAGTGAAGAGCGCTCATGGGGGATCAGTTCCACCCGAAGTCACGAAAAAGATCGAAGCACTGCTTGCAAAGAACGAACCTACTCCTGAAAAGACACCCGGAACTTTCAGCGTGTTTGATCCCTGGGAAAGTTACTGTGAAGGACTGCGATCGCTCGTCGATACCACTGCAATTAAGAGCGCGATCGAGCAAGGGAAAATTACGGTTTTCGCAGATGTCATGCACGGTGCAGCCGCAACTGGATTAGCACGATTGATCGGAACTGAGATTCATGAATTAAACAGCGATCGCGATCCCTTGTTTGAGGGGGGAGCACCGGAGCCGTTACCGAAGTATCTCCCGAAAATTCTGCACACGATCGCGAACTTTGATGGGAATAGTCTTGCAGTGGGATTAGTGTTCGATGGGGATGCCGATCGAGTGGGTGCTGTCGATGCGAAAGGCAATTTCCTCAGCTCTCAAATTCTGATCCCGATCCTGCTCGAACATTTAGTCGGTAAAGGATTTAGCGGCGAATTTGTCAAAACGGTGAGCGGTTCGGATCTGATGCCTTTGGTCGCGAAACTCTACGGATTGCCTGTGTATGAAACCCCGATCGGGTACAAATACATTGCCGATCGCATGCTCGAAACCAAAGTGTTACTCGGTGGCGAAGAATCGGGCGGAATCGGTTACGGGCATCACATTCCAGAGCGCGATGCGTTACTGTCTGCCTTGTATGTGCTTGAAACTGTTGTGCAGACGGGAACGGATTTAGGTGAACTGTATCGACGACTGCAAGAGAAAGCTGGATTTATAGCGGAATACGATCGGATTGATCTTCCGCTTGCCAGTATGGAAGTTCGCGCCAAATTGTTAGAGCAATTGAAAACTCAACCGCCACAAACGATCGCTGGAAAAGCGGTTGTCAGTTGCCAAACCGATGACGGTTACAAATTCCGATTAGAAGATCAAAGCTGGTTATTAATTCGTTTTAGTGGAACTGAACCTGTGCTGCGATTGTATTGTGAAGCGGCATCGATCGAGCAAGTTCACCAAACCCTGAATTGGGCGAAGGACTGGGCGAGCTAG
- a CDS encoding BON domain-containing protein, which yields MGWLQRLFGQEKPANPEQAVSGQPAPNAVASAPPEAQVGDTIPPERVGLDGQYDQSGLAKRVALAFDQDPQLDDVNTLWVAQLGTTVVLKGSVPSQDVLTKMVQVASGVNGAASVDTNQVQVG from the coding sequence ATGGGTTGGTTACAAAGACTTTTTGGGCAAGAAAAGCCTGCAAACCCTGAACAGGCGGTGAGTGGACAGCCTGCTCCTAATGCGGTGGCATCTGCTCCCCCTGAAGCTCAAGTCGGTGACACAATTCCGCCTGAACGGGTGGGATTGGATGGACAGTATGATCAGAGCGGTTTAGCAAAACGTGTGGCATTGGCATTCGACCAAGATCCGCAGTTGGATGATGTGAATACGCTGTGGGTGGCACAGTTGGGAACAACGGTGGTGCTCAAGGGCAGTGTTCCGAGTCAGGATGTTCTGACCAAGATGGTGCAGGTTGCCAGCGGCGTAAATGGAGCGGCATCGGTAGACACAAACCAGGTTCAAGTCGGTTAG
- the ilvN gene encoding acetolactate synthase small subunit: MKHTLSVLVEDEAGVLTRIAGLFARRGFNIESLAVGPAEQMGVSRITMVVPGDDRIIEQLTKQLYKLINVIKVQDITEVPCVERELMLLKVNAGSSTRSEIVELAQIFRARVVDVAEDSLTLEVVGDPGKMVAIVQVLQKFGLREIARTGKIALSRESGVNTEFLKSLEAKV, translated from the coding sequence ATGAAGCACACGCTGTCGGTTTTAGTCGAAGATGAAGCCGGGGTTCTGACTCGGATTGCCGGGTTGTTCGCCCGTCGGGGTTTCAATATCGAAAGTTTGGCGGTGGGACCTGCTGAACAAATGGGCGTTTCGCGGATCACGATGGTCGTTCCGGGTGACGATCGCATTATCGAGCAGCTCACGAAGCAACTCTACAAGCTGATTAATGTGATCAAAGTTCAGGACATTACCGAAGTGCCTTGTGTCGAACGGGAACTGATGTTGCTGAAGGTGAATGCGGGAAGTTCTACGCGATCGGAGATTGTGGAACTGGCGCAGATTTTTCGGGCGCGGGTGGTGGATGTTGCTGAGGATTCACTGACGCTGGAAGTGGTGGGCGATCCGGGGAAAATGGTCGCGATCGTTCAGGTGCTGCAAAAATTCGGACTGCGAGAAATTGCGCGGACGGGTAAGATCGCGCTGAGTCGTGAATCGGGTGTGAATACGGAATTTCTTAAATCGTTAGAAGCGAAAGTTTAG
- a CDS encoding triacylglycerol lipase produces MPLNPVVLVHGITDTFSLFKTMTGQLDRMGWQTYGLDLLPANGDCHLDQLAQQLADFIELTLPAGQPFDLVGFSMGGLVSRYYVQRLEGISRVQRFVSISAPHNGTIAAYLSQRPGCVQMRPNSEFLNDLNRDVRMLDRINFTSIWTPLDGIIVPAKSSVLPVGESIQIPVPLHAWMVTDSRSIHLVAEALRKPVQNQLAATQN; encoded by the coding sequence ATGCCTCTCAATCCCGTTGTGTTAGTTCATGGCATCACTGATACCTTTTCGCTGTTCAAAACAATGACCGGACAGCTTGACCGGATGGGATGGCAGACGTACGGATTAGATTTGCTTCCGGCGAATGGCGATTGTCACCTTGACCAATTAGCCCAACAGTTGGCTGACTTTATCGAACTGACATTACCTGCGGGTCAGCCCTTCGATTTGGTTGGCTTTAGTATGGGTGGATTAGTCAGTCGCTACTATGTGCAGCGGTTAGAGGGCATCAGTCGCGTTCAGCGATTCGTCAGCATCTCAGCGCCGCATAATGGCACGATCGCGGCTTATCTTTCTCAGCGTCCAGGCTGTGTGCAAATGCGCCCGAACAGTGAATTTTTGAACGACCTGAATCGAGATGTGAGAATGCTCGATCGAATTAATTTCACGTCGATTTGGACACCGCTCGACGGCATTATCGTACCTGCAAAAAGTTCTGTTTTACCTGTGGGCGAATCGATCCAAATCCCGGTGCCGCTTCATGCTTGGATGGTGACGGATTCGCGATCGATTCACCTAGTCGCTGAGGCGTTGAGAAAACCTGTGCAGAATCAGCTTGCTGCAACACAGAATTGA
- a CDS encoding DUF2294 domain-containing protein — protein sequence MTNDNPTRGQIERTIGQRLQALYRERTGQRPEKVTCQFFDEKLAIVLEQISTPAERFLVESGRSEVAEKFRAELENRMKAEIIALIEEIGSTSVVQLLNSTNLETGFSGLIAILKEPPSVRDPESIPKSKRRNGTERSQDEIAE from the coding sequence ATGACAAATGACAATCCAACCCGTGGACAGATTGAACGCACGATTGGACAAAGACTTCAGGCGCTTTATCGAGAGCGAACTGGGCAGCGTCCTGAAAAAGTAACCTGTCAATTTTTCGATGAAAAACTTGCGATCGTACTCGAACAAATTTCAACTCCGGCTGAACGATTCCTAGTAGAATCTGGACGATCAGAGGTAGCAGAAAAGTTTCGGGCAGAACTCGAAAATCGCATGAAAGCAGAAATCATTGCGCTGATCGAAGAGATTGGCTCAACTTCGGTGGTTCAGTTGCTCAATAGTACCAATTTAGAAACAGGATTTTCAGGTTTGATTGCCATTTTGAAAGAGCCGCCCTCGGTTCGCGATCCTGAATCGATTCCGAAATCAAAACGCCGCAATGGAACAGAGCGATCGCAAGACGAAATTGCCGAATAG
- a CDS encoding lipopolysaccharide assembly protein LapB, protein MLIRSWLKVGLISSGLWFVAPAILPIQAAPFQVAQAPKQTAESQVNQGLVFIQQGKLNEAIAAFRQAIRINPKLAAAHYNLGLALRQAGQLQPSADAFYQATKADPNFALAYANLGAALLEGGNAKQARDYLTRAIELDPRSGVAQYNLGLVLMQEKNYGGAAQAFQKAANLSANAPEPLFQLGQAYQQQRKPKEAIAAFQQAIQRNPNYVEAHYSLGLMEYYQDNLDRALNAFRRSTQINPKFANGYYAAGLAFVRQGKTADAERVLKYAKDLFAAQGNSAWAQKTEQQLQQIERIGQRQLRSPLR, encoded by the coding sequence ATGTTGATTCGATCGTGGTTGAAAGTTGGTTTAATCTCTAGTGGATTGTGGTTTGTAGCTCCTGCGATTTTGCCGATTCAAGCCGCACCGTTTCAAGTCGCTCAAGCCCCAAAACAAACGGCTGAGTCTCAGGTGAATCAAGGGTTAGTTTTCATTCAGCAAGGCAAGCTCAACGAAGCGATCGCGGCTTTTCGTCAAGCCATTCGGATCAATCCGAAGTTAGCGGCGGCTCACTACAATCTCGGTTTAGCGCTTCGACAAGCCGGGCAATTACAGCCATCTGCGGATGCGTTCTATCAAGCCACGAAAGCCGATCCGAATTTTGCCTTAGCATATGCGAATTTGGGTGCGGCACTGTTAGAAGGCGGTAACGCTAAACAGGCGCGGGACTATCTGACACGAGCGATCGAGCTTGATCCACGTTCAGGAGTTGCACAGTACAATCTCGGTTTGGTACTGATGCAGGAAAAGAACTATGGTGGAGCCGCTCAAGCGTTTCAGAAAGCTGCAAATCTGAGCGCGAATGCACCAGAACCATTGTTTCAATTAGGGCAGGCTTATCAGCAGCAAAGAAAACCCAAGGAAGCGATCGCAGCCTTTCAACAAGCAATCCAGCGAAATCCGAACTATGTGGAAGCGCATTATAGTTTGGGGTTGATGGAATACTATCAAGACAATCTCGATCGAGCGTTGAATGCCTTTCGTCGATCGACTCAAATCAATCCAAAGTTTGCAAATGGTTATTACGCAGCGGGTTTGGCATTTGTGCGACAAGGGAAAACTGCCGATGCAGAACGGGTATTGAAATATGCCAAGGATCTGTTCGCGGCGCAAGGAAATTCCGCTTGGGCGCAGAAAACCGAACAGCAATTGCAGCAGATTGAACGGATTGGACAAAGACAACTGCGATCGCCGTTACGGTGA
- a CDS encoding glucokinase — protein MSQLLAGDIGGTKTILRLVEADADHTETARSSLFEKRYSSHEFPDLVPMVKTFLKEAQAETGKTFQPEKACFGIAGPVVNNTSKVTNIGWTLETDRLSEQLSISQVSLINDFEAIGYGILALEESDLHTLQAGKPEKNAPIAVIGAGTGLGQGYLIHNGKEYQVYGSEGGHVDFAARTELEFQLSHYLLEKLNIERISAERVVSGQGIVAIYQFLRDRNFAPESPEIAQLMNVWESEIGKSEKTADPAAVISQAALENRDRLSQQTMALFVEAYGTEAGNLALKLLPYGGLYIAGGIAAKILPLMEEGSFLRAFALKGRMRSLMERVPVQIVLNPQVGLIGAALRASRL, from the coding sequence ATGTCGCAATTACTGGCTGGAGATATTGGCGGGACGAAAACGATTTTACGATTGGTCGAAGCGGATGCTGATCACACAGAAACGGCTCGGAGTAGTCTATTTGAAAAGCGGTATTCGAGCCATGAATTTCCAGATCTGGTGCCGATGGTGAAGACGTTTCTCAAGGAAGCTCAGGCGGAAACGGGAAAGACGTTTCAACCAGAAAAAGCTTGCTTTGGGATTGCAGGTCCAGTCGTAAACAATACCAGTAAAGTGACGAATATCGGCTGGACATTGGAAACTGATCGCTTATCGGAACAGTTATCGATTTCGCAAGTTTCGCTGATTAATGACTTTGAAGCGATCGGATACGGCATCTTAGCGCTAGAAGAATCGGATCTTCACACATTGCAGGCAGGCAAGCCGGAAAAGAATGCCCCGATCGCGGTAATTGGAGCGGGAACCGGATTAGGACAAGGTTATCTGATTCACAACGGCAAAGAGTATCAGGTGTATGGTTCTGAAGGCGGACACGTTGATTTTGCTGCTAGAACCGAATTAGAGTTTCAACTGTCGCATTATCTTCTAGAAAAGCTGAACATAGAGCGAATTTCAGCCGAGCGAGTGGTTTCTGGGCAAGGCATTGTGGCAATTTATCAGTTTTTGCGCGATCGCAATTTTGCGCCGGAGTCTCCAGAGATTGCTCAACTGATGAACGTTTGGGAATCGGAAATCGGGAAGAGTGAAAAGACGGCTGATCCTGCTGCTGTGATTTCTCAGGCAGCATTGGAGAATCGCGATCGATTGTCTCAGCAAACGATGGCGCTCTTTGTGGAAGCGTACGGGACAGAAGCCGGAAATTTAGCGCTGAAATTGCTGCCGTATGGTGGGTTGTATATTGCAGGTGGCATTGCTGCGAAGATTTTGCCGCTGATGGAAGAAGGTAGTTTTCTCAGGGCGTTTGCGCTGAAAGGAAGAATGCGATCGTTGATGGAACGGGTGCCTGTTCAGATTGTGTTAAATCCGCAGGTGGGATTAATTGGGGCGGCGTTGCGGGCATCGCGATTGTAA